A segment of the Leptidea sinapis chromosome 21, ilLepSina1.1, whole genome shotgun sequence genome:
tattattatagcttaaaaaattatagacattttaaaaatagtgtatCGCTATAAAGCGATTTTAATATATAGCCATTATGAACACCTCTTGTTTTTAAGTGaatgaacattttattttatttattttttaaggtcatatatattttgttttgaattaattGATTGTGACCTTGTGTGACTGATGGACATTGTAAAGAacttattgtttaaaatatgttatggAAATGgtttttatctattatatacATGGATCTGGACATCATTATTATGAATTCAATGTTGTAGAAGTAAAATCATCTTTTAGTTttgagttttaaaaatatggtaattataatactattaaacTATCTTATTTCCTTATTaatcttcaataaatatattgtgtgagcaatatataaattgaagttgaattctttagtttaattttattagtgaAAGAAACAAGTAAATtcaaaagtaaaatttatatttgttacttcaaATTGTGTATCTTTAGGAGTGCACAATTTGCTTTATGAACCAATGAATTCTCAATGAAAACTCATTACTTACagttttgttttttatcataGATGAgccaaactttttttaatttacagttTGATTCTACCCTCATGGAGAATTCCGCCACTTTTATTCCACTATGTATTTGCACTgacaatgatttttttattcatcagTTGTTGTCATTATGTCACAGGTTATTCCAATTGTCTGCAAACCTAAATTATAGTTAACATTTCCATCCAAAGAAAATATTAGAGATTTAATTTTCATGttttaaaaacttattgaaACAATAGATGAGtaatattgttgttttgttGTTGTGAATTTTGAATGGAAGtattcattcaatttaaaacattataattttagtatcaacaataaaatagtTACAGACAGTGTGTCATCTATTAATTATGTGAGGCTTGTTTGAGGATCACATTTCTGcaggtattaatttattaacagGAGATGAAACAACTTACGGACACTAAAAATTacctatatgtattttttaatttttctctttaATTTAGTTAGTGAAACATTAAATTGTAGTTAGTAAACTttgattactataacataagatGTTCATTTTTCTTGCCAATTACTAAACTGGCAACATTCACTTCAATTAGAATGTCTGCGCCTATGAAatcaaatagtttttaaaagtaattatcAAGATAATATGTTGATTGGATTGCTATGTTATCAAGTGAAATATTTAAGGAATATGTGCTATTTGTCCTTCTTCAATGTGAATAAAAGTGGAGAAaacatgaattttatttttaccaatGCCTAGCCATGGCAAATTTAATCTGTTAGGTCCATCACATATTATCATGTGGTCATGGTTCTGCCTGTCTCATCTTGAATTTTTAAGTACTAACACTAACTAGCAAATAATAAAgattctaaaataaattatggaTGAATTTTTCAGGTTTTTGTTGTTGAAGAGTCAGTTATCAGTGTAAGAGTGGTTGTGAAGTCACAATGGAGGAGATGAATGGGGAGCTGTACGGAGACAGCCTTGTTAGCCTTGCAGATGAGGGTTCTTTGGAACCTTCTGATAATGGCAAACAAGAACAAAATTGCAAGCTTTGCGAGTATGTGTTTAATTAGTTCAATTACATCAATCAGTTTTCATTACATTGGGTGTTCTAATTAGTGCATAATTGTTTGTAATTTCATTGTAGGAATAAATTATACAGCCCTCGGGTATTATCATGCCTTCATGTTTTCTGTGAAGCATGCATAGACAAACTAATGGTTAATGAGGCTGGAGATTCTCTCAAATATGATATAGTCATTGAGTGTCCTCTTTGCAAGCAGGAAACTAAGGTATTCTTTGATACATAAttgaaatacatttattttagtgattaatttattattatctcaaaactttaattttagatACCTGTTGGTGGAGCTTCCTGCCTTCCCTCGGATTATGTCATCACTAATATTCTGGATGTTTCATCAATGGACCAATCAGTGGTGTGCACCTGTTGTAAGAGTAAGGAGCCTGCAGTTGCCAGATGTACTGATTGCTCTCATTTCTTGTGTTCTAATTGCAATTCTGCTCATGAGTTTATGAGATGTTTTGAGAACCATCATGTTGTACCATTTGATGCTTTAAGATCATCTAAGGAAAAGTCTGCAGTGCACAAGCCCATCTTTTGCAACCGTCATGTAGGAGAGAGCTTAAAATTTTACTGTTGCGAATGTGAAGTAGGTGCGTGCTCTGAATGTCTAACAGTTGACCACAAAATTGGAGAGCACCATTGTGAGCGCATAGTCGATGCTGAACCTAATTTACGTGCGGAGTTGCAAAGCTTTATAGTGGAAGCAAATGCTCGAGCTATGGCTGCTGGGAGTGCATCCGCAAGACTTGATGATGCTTTGGGTGACCTGCAGCGTCAGCGAGATGATGCTGAAAATGTCATTAATGATGCATTTCATGCTTATAAAGCAGCTTTGGAGAGGCGCCGTGAAATTGCGTTGGAAGAACTGGAGCGCTTACATAAGGAAAGGGAATTGAAAGTAATGGATCTCTTTGATCGTGTAGACAAAACAGTTCAGCGCATAGATTGTGCTTGCCAATTCACATCCCGATTATTAAGACGTGGTGATGGCACAGAAATCGTAATGTTAAAGAAAACTGTCGCAACACAATTTGCTCGCCTGTTGGAAGGAGCCCCTGAGTTCGACGTAGATTACTCCATAGAATTTGTCACGAACATGGATAAATTCGATGCTATTACCGAGGATACGTTTGGTGCGTTCAGCACAGAAACTACTAAAGCCGAAGAGAGGAAACGCATGAGTGAATCATCAGCAATAATGCCTTTAGCTTCTAACTCTCATTCCCCTGCGGTATCTGTGACGAATGCACCTGTGTTTGATGATTTTCCTATGGGCAACGTACGTCGTGTTACTGGTGTGTCAGGAGTTGGGATGGTTGGTCTACAAGGTGTTGGTGGTGGAATAGGTGTTCCAGCAATTGGGCCTGTGCCGGGTGTTGGTCCCGTGACGAATGCTGGTGTACTTCCAGGAGTAGTGGGGGTAAACAATGTCTCTGGGGTTGGAGGTGTTCCCGCATTGTCATCAATGGTTGAATACAATTTACAACAACTGGCTAGTATTGCAGAGAAGGATGGGGTCCCTCCGACACCTCATGCATCCCCGGCTCCATCATTCACTCTGGCTGAGCTACTTGCTGGTGATCTGAATTCTCCACAAGCTTATAACAACTTGCAAGCCCTTGCTAAACTGGGATTAAACACAGGTATGTAGGTTTTCAAATACTGATTTAGTATAGTAATGGAAGTAAAACTAGCCTTTGTGTCACCTGATGTTGTGACTAATGCTTTTCCTGCTTTTTTTGGAATACCGAAATAATTGCAACAgcctttgatttttttttaatgaaaataagggacgagatgagcaggacgttcagctgatggtaattgagacgccaaacccattacaatgcagtgccgctccggattcttgaaaaacccaaaaattctgagtggcactacaattgcgctcgtcacgttgaaacaatatgttaagtctcatttgcccattaatttcactagctacgatgaTGATGACGGCTTAGTCttttttagttataataatcCCGCAACACTGCGGATAGTAGTTTGATCCACAAAtaggttgtatgtggaagaaagttctttgagaATTGCCCTATGACAAATAAAGACATGCATCCAGGTGGCGAGAATGGATTGAACTTTGTAACTTGtagtgcgatggtgaaattcggcggcaagagTCTGGTAAAATAGCTTTTCGGAAGACTTAATGATCATATTGTGGAAAACGCTCAACGCATACCTAAGTACAAACAGCTCATATTATAGTCCACTTTATAGTCTGGATTCAtacatgtttaaaatatataggttTATGATGTAAGATAACAagttttttgaaaagaaaataggTACACCGATTTGTTCAACACGGTTCTGATCTTCAAATTTCAGAAGTGAATGGATATGGTGGAGTTGGCAGTGTGAGCAATATTAGCAGTGTTGGTCCCCGTGGCGTATCTCCAGGAAGGCCCTTGCTGACTGCTGCTGAGGAAGCGGCCCTGGTGGCTCCACCTGCGCCCCTTGTTCGCGCCACTAAAGCGACTGCAATGCACATTAGATTTAAATTCGGCCAACTAGGAGGTGGAAAGGGTCAATTCAATTCCCCCCATGGCTTTTGCCTGGGAAATGATGAAGATATAATTGTAGCCGATACCAACAATCATCGTATAACGGTATGTTCtaaaatttactttataatCTCCTGTCAcaatttatgtgtatttatcAGATATCCCATCCAATTGTCAGAAAGTATATAAGTCCATAACATAGACCGAAGTAGTCACACAATGTTTTTTAgatatcttatataaaaatatcaaaactacAAGATTCGATTGATAACTCCATGATATCCataactttattcaaatctGACCCTAATTTAATTTCCTTGCATCTGATCGACAGTTTAAATGATCTCGGATCAAATAGTTGATGCTTTTAACCACCATATTATTAACGCTATTCTAGTTTCATGCTCCAATCAGAAGGTCTAAAATAAGTGGCCCACCTATACTGCGCATCTTCAAACTTACGATAGACCTAAGAGATAAAGCTTTAAAGAAAGcgaattttactaaaataaatgttgtttcATGTTATCAATAAGGGAAGAGAAAAcaaggcattttttttaaactatcaatactacttaacattaacaaaccTGCTTTCCTGTGgaaaaatactaattatatttaaatagacttTGTTCCAGtagcttatatttaaaatttaaggaaatagcTAAAACCCACCCCGCATATAGTAACACGGGCCTCCGATCCGGTGGTCCATGCAAAGAATTGTCAGGTGATAAATAGATGTAAATCCAATATAAGTCTCATTAACCTCATAAATTCCATACCGAAAAATAAATGCAAGACATAAAACTatcataggtataatgtttgCTAATAACACGCATAACGTTAGAAATAAGGACCTTATTAAAAATGTAGacaaactaattaataattgcaataacACCAAATCcaaagtgatgatgtgtacattccCATACTCCTTGGATTTGtcacaggagcaaaatagaaaaatatttcaattaaatacaactttgtataatgcgacattccacaatagtgaaattttaattttatttgatacaaataaattcattaattataagctGAAATTAACTAATGGTagcctatacctaccatttagatataagcgacagctggctactttagtagtTTACAGTTATAGTCAACacactacttcctctgtagtgatatttaataaacatgcctgggcaaaattgtaaaataactgACAAAGTGTCATCGAGGTTATAAGGATCAATAGAGGGGAGAGTAGGGCATTCGGCTAAGGGTTGTTACTTGAGTTCATGTTTTGATTCAAACCTTTAGACAACATCTTCACCCtgaaaaacattattttcaattgatattttaaaatgtgttacataatattatgttaatcgACAAAtacctataatttttttttttggtttctcatAAGCCTGTTCGATTCAGAGACAGTTTCCTATACTTAGTACTTTTGCTATTAAATCAAAGTTAAAACATAGGTGACTTATGGCGCTTGACTTTtgatagagttttttttttgtgatgtgGATACTTAGTGCTGCTAGCGCATAGAACAGAATATTACcaaaactattataaattaaattgtgcgTGAGTCCATCGCCGTAAATTCTTTCTAGAAAGGTTTGAATTAAATCCGTATTTATGTCTCTTGTCATTTCGCAATACCTTAACCCTATTCTATAGTATCAACGAAGTTGGAGCTAGCGatcgtattaatttaaattcatcatcgtcaaccggaagacgtccactgctggacaaaggcctgaagtaaattatttaaaaataattccatATCTGATCTGAAAATTAACTGAATaacattgttatttaatttcagTTATTTTGCTGGAAATGCTTTAAATTAATGCTTTTTCAGGTGTTCGATAAATCTGGGAACCACAAGTTTAACTTTGGAATAGCGGGTAAGGAAGAAGGCCAGTTGTGGTATCCAAGAAAGGTGGCCGTGGTTCGAGCAACGGGAAAATTTGTCGTTTGTGATCGCGGTAACGAGCGCTCACGAATGCAGATATTCACAAAGAATGGCCACTTCCTTAAAAAAATCGCtgtaagttattatatatttatctgaAGTATTTCATAGCTAGGACAATAATGTCATAAGCCAGgacttatttctttattatatttgagtataaCTGATGAATGCTGTCATATACAGCctatctatggaatgagctttcttgtgcgatgttttgcggacaatacgacatgggtaccttcaaaagaagcgcgtacacctttctaccGTCGCTCTTTACAGTTGAATGTCGCGTGTAGTACTGCGAGATTGACAAACGCGTGCCTTCGACATCACATATCGACCTACGAGTATTATTGTACCTGTATCAAAAGATTTCTtatattttgcttattttttgtattgtgttgttattttattttacactgaCATTTCTTTCGACAAAAAGTTGAAAAATAGTTATACTTTAGATAAATGagtcaacattttatttatatattgaacGATAGGAAAttctatttagtttttattaaataataatactttaggttatttataaaaacgtgTACATTATACCTTACAAAACGAAACGATGAAAAGTTCAAAAGTAGGAAAATCATCTAAATAAATGCAAAAATTCTTATGTTTTATGTCGTGATTACCTAGTATGTTTTCTGTTCAAAAATAACTTCCTTAAGAAtgacaatgaaataaaaaaaagagcttcttatttatgtataatatattgtatatcatAGAccaaaaagatataaaaaaagtattttaagacTATTTGCACCCGACTGAAACCCGCGAAAGGGCGAGTTCGTGTGTGTATACATACTATAAAATGTAACTATTAGCTAAATgtatattaggtatatatataactattaggtatattatgtatatgtgtATCGAATAGCCGAATATCCGGCCGCCGGATATCCGGCCGCCGGATATCCGGCGGAACTTAGCCGTTTGATGTATATCGCACACACAAGCACAGACTTGCGTAGGCGGCGCGCGAACGATCGAGTAGACTCGGTTAGATTCGGTTGAGAGAAGCGAAACCGCTTGCCTACCTCTCAATGcagagaaattaatatttatccaacataatttgcctttagtgcagtatgagtactaattaattaatttttttctattacattcatttactatggtgtgattaaaaatttacaactaaaaccaaataaagaaaataattacttaaaaatatacttttttataaagatattttttaattcggcCTGATGCCTATCCGGCCGAATAGTAGGTAGTTATCTGGTATTCGGCCGAGTAGTATTAAGGCCGCCGGATAGGCCGGATACCGGATAGTTCCCGtatatccgtttcatctctaatTATAAGTTCAATGCCAAATAGCACTtcctaataacaaaataaggctAGAAATCGAATGAAGTCGTCCATTTTGTTCTGAAGTTCTCCTCGGCAAAACGTGTTTGTTCAAAACTAGACTCAATCGATTTCATTGCATTATAAGTTCATTGGCAAATAGCACTtcctaataacaaaataaggctAGAAATCGAATGAAGTCGTCCATTTTGTTCTGAAGTTCTCCTCGGCAAAACGTGTTTGTTCAAAACTAGACTCAATCGATTTCATTGCATTATAAGTTCAACGCCAAATAGCACTtcctaataacaaaataaggctAGAAATCGAATGAAGTCGTCCATTTTGTTTTGAAGTTCTCCTCGGCAAAACGTGTTTGTTCAAAACTAGACTCAATCGATTTCATTGCATTATAAGTTCAATGGCAAATAGCACTtcctaataacaaaataaggctAGAAATCGAATGAAGTCCATTTTGTTCTGAAGTTCTACTCGGCAAAACGTGTTTGTTCAAAACTAGACTCAATCGATTTCATTGCATTATAAGTTCAATGGCAAATAGCACTtcctaataacaaaataaggctAGAAATCGAATGAAGTCGTCGATTTTGTTCTGGAGTTTTCCTCGGCAAAACGTGTTTGTTCAAAACTAGACTCAATCGACTTCACTGGCAAACCAAGggtaaaaggccggcaacgctcctgtgatttctatggtgttgcaagatatgtgagcggcggtgaacactttacaacaggtgaaccgtacgctcgtttgttctcttcTTCGCTAAAAAAATACTCACTAGATcttttgttcattttttttttatattattataaaaaaaaatcttatttgacCTCAAGAATTCTGCTCcaacattaaaatgttttttttttttaagttaaatgaaataataggATATTTAGTACCTACATTTTTGtgtcaataacaaaaaagaagtACTTACTGTATCTGTCTTTTAAGGTTCGCTTCATCGACATCGTAGCTGGTCTGGCTGTGACTGCAGAGGGTCTTATTGTGGCAGTCGACAGTGTCACACCTACCGTGTTTATTTTGTCTGAAGAAGGAGACCTCATGAGCTGGTTTGATTGCAGTGAGTGCATGCGGGAGCCATCCGACATTGCCATCAATGGTAAGTAACAAATCAGTGATGGATTGGCCTTTGCTTTTCTGTAGCCCTGACAATATGATGTTTGCTTGATAATAGGTTAAGATGTGTGAAAGAGTAAAAACAACAAtcaaattgataatattatatacagggCATATTAACGGACTATAATCTCATTATAAATGGAATCCTTGGACAAAGATTTAGAGCGGGCTGAAAGGCATTTCTTTTATCttgcttagaatgtgtgcccccTGACTTTCCCCCGCTTTTTCCGCTCTCATACCCAAAAGATGTAATCCCGATTAATGATATCTAGATATGTCAAGTGGGGGGCGGTTCATGATGCTTCCACGACTTTCGAGACTAACACAGAAAATTGGTTACGACTATACGCTAATATATTCTaagtatattagatatatatataagggtGTACCATTTCTCTCTCTAGTCGTTACCTCATaactgaggatcgtggtcaaCAAGTGGTCTACACTTGGAGTGACCTATTTGTTTCCATAAACTTCTGTCCATCGCAGCACTGACGACGGAGCTAAACCTCGGGGATctggagtcttttatttggtcATTCCACCTGGTAGGTGATCGGCCTCGGGCTCGCTTGCCATTTGTTTTCCCAACTACGATCAAATTCTCCAGGCTCTCATTACCCCTTTGCACTATGTGGCCAAATACGAAAGAATTCGTTGGTGGCATATCGTGGACAGACGGGTTTTTGTCTTAAGCTGTGAGTGGATCGACACATTTGTTCGCTTAGCCCTCCGTTTACTCTGTTCTTCTCTATGACTTGCCGAACATTTCAGCAATTCCGCGGGAATGACCATTGACCATTgaccaattaataataataacaatattataataaaatattttatttttgtgaatcAAATAAACAATGTTAAAACAATACCCACGAAAAAACCAGGAATTGACAAAGTTCAATGACAATGTGCGCTTATGGTGATGTAAAcctacacacaaaaaaaaaacaagtaatagtaataattcagaatgttattaataaatatgcatATTTATGATGTTAGTGTATAATGAAATGATGTCTCAGGCAAAGAGTTCTACGTGTGCGACTTCAAGGGTCACTGCGTGGTGGTATTTGACGTTGAGGGCAGGTTCCTGCGTCGCATCGGCTGCGAGAACGTGACCAACTTCCCGAATGGCATCGACGTGTCGGACGCCGGCGACGTGCTCATCGGCGACTCGCATGGCAACAAGTTTCACGTCGCGGTGTTTTCCCGCGACGGCGTGCTCGTCACGGAGTTTGAGTGTCCGTACGTCAAGGTTAGTGCGGAGTCTGCTGGTGGTGTGCTTAAAACACAACGCCGCATACACGCATGCATAACGCAGACCGGGACGGGATGGCAAGGGATTTTGCTGTCAGTCAGCGCACACTAGCCGCTAAGATTACGCGGCATTCCCGCGTCTTCACGGCACGACAAATTATGCCTTGGCAGACCCTGCTCCCCGATACACATTTTGTCTTCAGTAGCGTTTGATCGAGTGTTGATGTGTCTCAGttgtaaaatgttaaaatttaaatcccTTGCTATGCCATCCCAGTCTGCGTAGGGGTTTATATGTgtatcatatattattttgtttgacgTTGGAGAAACAACAGTTAACGATCATAATACATCTTGTGTCGGTAACGTAAAACTAGTTAGTAATAAATGTTTGTCCACCCAGGTATCCCGTTGCTGTGGCCTGAAGATCACTTCGGAAGGCTACATCGTCACCCTGGCTAAGAATAATCACCACGTTCTAGTCCTCAACACCCTTTACATTGTCTGAGGAACAAGTGGATGGCTGTAAGTCTACATACTACACAAGATCTCACATTTATTccctatttgttttatttttaattgctgATTTTACAAAGCTTAACAATTTCGCTTAACAGTATTTGACtacttatttgttatttttatttattttgtaaattcagGTTAGTCTTGTTTATTTCCATACGCAGTGTACCACATTCGTAGATCATTTCCTATTATTTCTTGTTGaacatattattaactttaattattatatcacaTAGTCTGTTGGATCGAGTCACTGCTATTGGATAAGTTTGTTATTAATCCCAAAGTACTGAGAAACTTGCGTATTTTTATCATTGCATTTAGTTATAGTAACAGGAAATCCAAAGTTTAGgctaatatcatttatatattttatacaaatatccAGTCCAAGTATATTACGTgcaagtattaaaatattggtaAGCTTTTGCATACTTGGTAGTGTTTGGACTATACGTAAAACTGTTTAGtagttgttattattgttattctcAAGAGGTGCAACGAattttacaaatgtttattcaaaattccaTTTTAAAGGCATGTATTTATAATTGAACCAAACTACCGAGTATGATGTTACTGCACATTGAATAATGTATCTGGCTGTTGACTGGatctattataatttaatttctaaattaGCAGCTGGTATGGTTCCTAGTTCGAGTGAAGTAAATAGTAACATGTCAATTAGGAGTCTGCGTGAAGGTGTCGCCTCATCCAGACGAGTGTAGAGTAGACTGTCCCACCATGTTGGTTgccatttttttacttttcgGGCTACAACCATTGAGGCATCGTCTAGTGTTCAACGCACAATTgagtttattgttaaaattgttttagtCTTTGACCAAAGGAGGCGACACTAAAATATAACGTGCCATCTAGTTTAGGTTAATtgcttatacaatattatatattgtccgttaaaaatatatttaccttTTACAGAAATTCTTGTGTctatacaaaatgttttttcatGTACTCTTGTTTTGAGAGCCTATATTTGAATGTTTTCCATGGTTTAGGCCGTTGAGGCTACATAGAGTTTGCTTGTCTTGAAATTGGTAAATTGGAACATAAGATGCctctaaaataatcaaaatttatcgTATATACTATATTGAGTGGTGTACAATGAAAAAGGTTTATTGTGGCATCTTCACACGGCATGTCACTCGACCGCTTCGGTGTTTGTTAATCTTTATAGTCGTTAGAAAAATGTTATAATGTCACAAACTTGAGTAGCGGGTTTGTACAATGCTTaacacttataatataataagataatgtTGAACAAATAAGTAGGTTATCGTGGACGGTCGATGTGATTGTCTTACAAAAACATGAATATGCCACCATAAACAAGTTTATTTCTACAAATTATAACTCAATAGTTCGATCAGTTTgccaaatattatatatttttatagatatcCACGTTTGAAATTTTGGAATTAAATGTTCGTAA
Coding sequences within it:
- the LOC126970620 gene encoding brain tumor protein, translating into MEEMNGELYGDSLVSLADEGSLEPSDNGKQEQNCKLCENKLYSPRVLSCLHVFCEACIDKLMVNEAGDSLKYDIVIECPLCKQETKIPVGGASCLPSDYVITNILDVSSMDQSVVCTCCKSKEPAVARCTDCSHFLCSNCNSAHEFMRCFENHHVVPFDALRSSKEKSAVHKPIFCNRHVGESLKFYCCECEVGACSECLTVDHKIGEHHCERIVDAEPNLRAELQSFIVEANARAMAAGSASARLDDALGDLQRQRDDAENVINDAFHAYKAALERRREIALEELERLHKERELKVMDLFDRVDKTVQRIDCACQFTSRLLRRGDGTEIVMLKKTVATQFARLLEGAPEFDVDYSIEFVTNMDKFDAITEDTFGAFSTETTKAEERKRMSESSAIMPLASNSHSPAVSVTNAPVFDDFPMGNVRRVTGVSGVGMVGLQGVGGGIGVPAIGPVPGVGPVTNAGVLPGVVGVNNVSGVGGVPALSSMVEYNLQQLASIAEKDGVPPTPHASPAPSFTLAELLAGDLNSPQAYNNLQALAKLGLNTEVNGYGGVGSVSNISSVGPRGVSPGRPLLTAAEEAALVAPPAPLVRATKATAMHIRFKFGQLGGGKGQFNSPHGFCLGNDEDIIVADTNNHRITVFDKSGNHKFNFGIAGKEEGQLWYPRKVAVVRATGKFVVCDRGNERSRMQIFTKNGHFLKKIAVRFIDIVAGLAVTAEGLIVAVDSVTPTVFILSEEGDLMSWFDCSECMREPSDIAINGKEFYVCDFKGHCVVVFDVEGRFLRRIGCENVTNFPNGIDVSDAGDVLIGDSHGNKFHVAVFSRDGVLVTEFECPYVKVSRCCGLKITSEGYIVTLAKNNHHVLVLNTLYIV